Proteins encoded within one genomic window of Gallus gallus isolate bGalGal1 chromosome 1, bGalGal1.mat.broiler.GRCg7b, whole genome shotgun sequence:
- the RFC3 gene encoding replication factor C subunit 3 isoform X1: MELSVQCGDFPHLLVYGPSGAGKKTRIMCLLRELYGAGVEKLRIEHQSITAPSKKKIEISTIASNYHLEVNPSDAGNNDRVVIQELLKTVAQSQQLETSTQRDFKVVLLTEVDKLTKDAQHALRRTMEKYMATCRLILCCNSISKIIGPIQSRCLSVRVPAPSIEDICHVLSSVCKKEGLNLPPELAQRLAEKSGRNLRKALLMCESCRVQQYPFSADQDIPEMDWEIYLRETANAIVSQQSPQRLLEVRGRLYELLTHCIPPEIIMKGLLTELLNNCDGQLKGEVAQMAAFYEHRLQLGSKAIYHLEAFVAKFMAIYKKFMEDGLDDMMF; the protein is encoded by the exons atggagctgagt GTTCAGTGTGGTGACTTCCCTCATCTGCTGGTGTATGGGCCATCAGGAGCTGGAAAGAAGACAAGGATAATGTGTTTGTTAAGAGAATTATATGGTGCAGGTGTGGAGAAACTGAGGATTGAGCATCAGAGTATAACg GCAccttctaaaaagaaaattgaaattagCACGATTGCGAGTAATTACCACCTTGAAGTTAACCCAAG TGATGCTGGAAATAATGACCGTGTAGTGATTCAGGAACTCTTGAAGACAGTAGCACAATCCCAGCAACTTGAAACAAGTACTCAACGAGACTTTAAAG TGGTGCTGTTAACAGAAGTCGACAAACTCACTAAAGATGCCCAGCATGCTTTGCGAAGAACGATGGAGAAATACATGGCAACCTGCAGACTTATCCTGTGCTGCAACTCTATATCAAAAATTATAGGACCTATTCAAAGCAGATGCCTGAGTGTACGTGTGCCTGCTCCCAGCATTGAAGAT ATCTGTCACGTGTTGTCCAGTGTGTGTAAGAAAGAAGGCCTGAATCTGCCTCCGGAACTGGCTCAAAGGCTTGCAGAGAAATCTGGCAGGAATCTTCGGAAAGCACTGCTTATGTGCGAGTCTTGCAGAGTACAACA GTATCCTTTCAGTGCTGATCAAGACATTCCTGAGATGGACTGGGAAATTTATCTGAGAGAAACTGCAAACGCTATTGTCAGTCAACAGTCACCTCAAAG ACTTCTAGAGGTCCGTGGACGGCTCTATGAACTCCTAACACACTGCATTCCTCCTGAGATTATAATGAAG GGTCTCCTGACAGAACTTTTGAATAACTGTGATGGACAACTGAAAGGAGAAGTTGCACAGATGGCAGCCTTCTATGAACACCGCTTGCAACTGGGCAGCAAAGCCATTTATCATCTTGAAGCATTTGTAGCAAAGTTTATGGCAATTTACAAGAAATTTATGGAGGACGGACTAGATGACA
- the RFC3 gene encoding replication factor C subunit 3 isoform X2, which translates to MCLLRELYGAGVEKLRIEHQSITAPSKKKIEISTIASNYHLEVNPSDAGNNDRVVIQELLKTVAQSQQLETSTQRDFKVVLLTEVDKLTKDAQHALRRTMEKYMATCRLILCCNSISKIIGPIQSRCLSVRVPAPSIEDICHVLSSVCKKEGLNLPPELAQRLAEKSGRNLRKALLMCESCRVQQYPFSADQDIPEMDWEIYLRETANAIVSQQSPQRLLEVRGRLYELLTHCIPPEIIMKGLLTELLNNCDGQLKGEVAQMAAFYEHRLQLGSKAIYHLEAFVAKFMAIYKKFMEDGLDDMMF; encoded by the exons ATGTGTTTGTTAAGAGAATTATATGGTGCAGGTGTGGAGAAACTGAGGATTGAGCATCAGAGTATAACg GCAccttctaaaaagaaaattgaaattagCACGATTGCGAGTAATTACCACCTTGAAGTTAACCCAAG TGATGCTGGAAATAATGACCGTGTAGTGATTCAGGAACTCTTGAAGACAGTAGCACAATCCCAGCAACTTGAAACAAGTACTCAACGAGACTTTAAAG TGGTGCTGTTAACAGAAGTCGACAAACTCACTAAAGATGCCCAGCATGCTTTGCGAAGAACGATGGAGAAATACATGGCAACCTGCAGACTTATCCTGTGCTGCAACTCTATATCAAAAATTATAGGACCTATTCAAAGCAGATGCCTGAGTGTACGTGTGCCTGCTCCCAGCATTGAAGAT ATCTGTCACGTGTTGTCCAGTGTGTGTAAGAAAGAAGGCCTGAATCTGCCTCCGGAACTGGCTCAAAGGCTTGCAGAGAAATCTGGCAGGAATCTTCGGAAAGCACTGCTTATGTGCGAGTCTTGCAGAGTACAACA GTATCCTTTCAGTGCTGATCAAGACATTCCTGAGATGGACTGGGAAATTTATCTGAGAGAAACTGCAAACGCTATTGTCAGTCAACAGTCACCTCAAAG ACTTCTAGAGGTCCGTGGACGGCTCTATGAACTCCTAACACACTGCATTCCTCCTGAGATTATAATGAAG GGTCTCCTGACAGAACTTTTGAATAACTGTGATGGACAACTGAAAGGAGAAGTTGCACAGATGGCAGCCTTCTATGAACACCGCTTGCAACTGGGCAGCAAAGCCATTTATCATCTTGAAGCATTTGTAGCAAAGTTTATGGCAATTTACAAGAAATTTATGGAGGACGGACTAGATGACA
- the RFC3 gene encoding replication factor C subunit 3, protein MSLWVDKYRPSALSRLDFHREQAAQLRSLVQCGDFPHLLVYGPSGAGKKTRIMCLLRELYGAGVEKLRIEHQSITAPSKKKIEISTIASNYHLEVNPSDAGNNDRVVIQELLKTVAQSQQLETSTQRDFKVVLLTEVDKLTKDAQHALRRTMEKYMATCRLILCCNSISKIIGPIQSRCLSVRVPAPSIEDICHVLSSVCKKEGLNLPPELAQRLAEKSGRNLRKALLMCESCRVQQYPFSADQDIPEMDWEIYLRETANAIVSQQSPQRLLEVRGRLYELLTHCIPPEIIMKGLLTELLNNCDGQLKGEVAQMAAFYEHRLQLGSKAIYHLEAFVAKFMAIYKKFMEDGLDDMMF, encoded by the exons ATGAGCCTGTGGGTGGACAAGTATAGGCCCAGCGCCCTCAGCCGCCTGGATTTCCACCGCGAGCAGGCGGCGCAGCTCCGCAGCCTG GTTCAGTGTGGTGACTTCCCTCATCTGCTGGTGTATGGGCCATCAGGAGCTGGAAAGAAGACAAGGATAATGTGTTTGTTAAGAGAATTATATGGTGCAGGTGTGGAGAAACTGAGGATTGAGCATCAGAGTATAACg GCAccttctaaaaagaaaattgaaattagCACGATTGCGAGTAATTACCACCTTGAAGTTAACCCAAG TGATGCTGGAAATAATGACCGTGTAGTGATTCAGGAACTCTTGAAGACAGTAGCACAATCCCAGCAACTTGAAACAAGTACTCAACGAGACTTTAAAG TGGTGCTGTTAACAGAAGTCGACAAACTCACTAAAGATGCCCAGCATGCTTTGCGAAGAACGATGGAGAAATACATGGCAACCTGCAGACTTATCCTGTGCTGCAACTCTATATCAAAAATTATAGGACCTATTCAAAGCAGATGCCTGAGTGTACGTGTGCCTGCTCCCAGCATTGAAGAT ATCTGTCACGTGTTGTCCAGTGTGTGTAAGAAAGAAGGCCTGAATCTGCCTCCGGAACTGGCTCAAAGGCTTGCAGAGAAATCTGGCAGGAATCTTCGGAAAGCACTGCTTATGTGCGAGTCTTGCAGAGTACAACA GTATCCTTTCAGTGCTGATCAAGACATTCCTGAGATGGACTGGGAAATTTATCTGAGAGAAACTGCAAACGCTATTGTCAGTCAACAGTCACCTCAAAG ACTTCTAGAGGTCCGTGGACGGCTCTATGAACTCCTAACACACTGCATTCCTCCTGAGATTATAATGAAG GGTCTCCTGACAGAACTTTTGAATAACTGTGATGGACAACTGAAAGGAGAAGTTGCACAGATGGCAGCCTTCTATGAACACCGCTTGCAACTGGGCAGCAAAGCCATTTATCATCTTGAAGCATTTGTAGCAAAGTTTATGGCAATTTACAAGAAATTTATGGAGGACGGACTAGATGACA